The Prionailurus bengalensis isolate Pbe53 chromosome A3, Fcat_Pben_1.1_paternal_pri, whole genome shotgun sequence genome includes a window with the following:
- the CSTF1 gene encoding cleavage stimulation factor subunit 1, whose translation MYRTKVGLKDRQQLYKLIISQLLYDGYISIANGLINEIKPQSVCAPSEQLLHLIKLGMENDDTAVQYAIGRSDTVAPGTGIDLEFDADVQTMSPEASEYETCYVTSHKGPCRVATYSRDGQLIATGSADASIKILDTERMLAKSAMPIEVMMNETAQQNMENHPVIRTLYDHVDEVTCLAFHPTEQILASGSRDYTLKLFDYSKPSAKRAFKYIQEAEMLRSISFHPSGDFILVGTQHPTLRLYDINTFQCFVSCNPQDQHTDAICSVNYNPSANMYVTGSKDGCIKLWDGVSNRCITTFEKAHDGAEVCSAIFSKNSKYILSSGKDSVAKLWEISTGRTLVRYTGAGLSGRQVHRTQAVFNHTEDYVLLPDERTISLCCWDSRTAERRNLLSLGHNNIVRCIVHSPTNPGFMTCSDDFRARFWYRRSTTD comes from the exons ATGTACAGAACCAAAGTGGGCTTGAAGGACCGCCAGCAGCTGTACAAGCTGATCATTAGCCAGCTGCTCTACGATGGCTATATTAGCATTGCTAATGGCCTCATCAACGAAATCAAGCCGCAGTCTGTCTGTGCGCCCTCGGAGCAGCTCCTACACCTCATCAAACTAG GAATGGAAAACGACGATACTGCAGTTCAGTATGCAATTGGTCGTTCAGATACAGTGGCCCCTGGCACGGGGATTGACCTGGAATTTGATGCCGACGTCCAAACTATGTCCCCAGAGGCTTCAGAGTACGAAACATGCTATGTCACATCCCACAAAGGCCCCTGCCGCGTAGCCACCTACAGCAGAGACGGGCAGTTAATAGCCACCGGATCTGCCGATGCTTCCATAAAGATACTTGACACGGAAAGAATGTTGGCCAAGAGCGCCATGCCAATAGAG GTCATGATGAATGAGACTGCACAACAGAACATGGAAAACCACCCAGTGATCCGAACGCTTTATGACCACGTGGATGAAGTCACATGTCTCGCTTTCCACCCAACAGAACAGATCCTTGCCTCTGGTTCCAGGGATTATACTCTGAAGTTATTTGATTATTCCAAACCATCTGCAAAAAGAGCCTTCAAGTACATTCAG GAAGCTGAAATGCTACGCTCTATCTCTTTTCATCCTTCCGGAGACTTTATACTCGTCGGGACTCAGCATCCTACTCTTCGGCTTTATGATATCAACACGTTTCAGTGTTTTGTCTCTTGCAATCCTCAAGATCAACACACCGATGCTATATGCTCTGTTAATTACAATCCCAGCGCCAACATGTATGTCACCGGTAGCAAGGACGGCTGCATCAAGCTGTGGGATGGTGTTTCAAATCGGTGCATCACAACCTTTGAGAAGGCGCATGACGGTGCTGAGGTTTGTTCTGCCATTTTCTccaaaaattccaaatacattctCTCCAGTGGAAAAGACTCCGTAGCTAAACTTTGGGAGATATCAACAGGACGAACACTGGTCAGATACACAG GGGCCGGCCTGAGCGGGCGGCAGGTGCACCGGACGCAGGCCGTGTTCAACCACACCGAGGACTACGTGCTGCTGCCGGACGAGCGGACCATCAGTCTGTGCTGCTGGGACTCCCGTACCGCCGAGCGTCGGAACCTGCTCTCCCTGGGCCACAACAACATCGTGCGCTGCATAGTGCACTCGCCCACCAACCCCGGCTTCATGACGTGCAGCGACGACTTCCGAGCCCGGTTCTGGTACCGGCGATCCACCACGGACTAG